A part of Desulfomicrobium escambiense DSM 10707 genomic DNA contains:
- a CDS encoding DUF4197 domain-containing protein, with amino-acid sequence MTKTRSVFATILLSMALLAGAGPAMGQSDLLKQGLGLMSSGGSGSSSLTQGEMGDGLKEALRVGTEAVVSQLGKTDGFNGDKAIHIPLPGQLATVQKALKAAGYSNLVDDLELKLNRAAEQATPKAKALFVDAIAAMTIQDAQKILNGPDDAATQYFRKSMGPGLGTEMKPIVDATLAEAGAVQAYDAMMGQYKALPFMPDAKANLTDYVVEKGMDGIFHYVAKEEAAIRTNPAARTTDLLKKVFGK; translated from the coding sequence ATGACCAAGACCAGATCTGTTTTCGCGACCATCCTCCTGTCCATGGCCTTGCTGGCGGGAGCAGGACCGGCCATGGGCCAGTCCGATCTCCTCAAGCAGGGGCTCGGCCTGATGTCCTCCGGCGGCTCCGGGTCTTCGTCCCTGACCCAAGGCGAGATGGGCGACGGCCTCAAGGAGGCCCTGCGCGTCGGCACAGAAGCCGTTGTGTCGCAACTCGGGAAGACCGACGGATTCAACGGCGACAAGGCCATCCACATCCCGCTGCCGGGCCAGCTGGCCACGGTGCAGAAGGCCCTCAAGGCGGCCGGCTATTCGAACCTGGTGGACGACCTGGAACTGAAGCTCAACCGCGCCGCCGAACAGGCCACGCCCAAGGCCAAGGCCCTCTTCGTGGACGCCATCGCGGCCATGACCATCCAGGACGCCCAGAAGATCCTGAACGGCCCCGACGACGCGGCCACCCAGTATTTCCGCAAGTCCATGGGACCTGGCCTGGGCACCGAAATGAAACCCATCGTCGATGCCACCCTGGCCGAGGCCGGGGCGGTGCAAGCCTACGACGCCATGATGGGCCAGTACAAGGCCCTGCCCTTCATGCCCGACGCCAAGGCCAACCTGACGGACTACGTGGTGGAGAAGGGCATGGACGGCATCTTCCACTACGTGGCCAAGGAGGAAGCCGCCATCCGCACCAACCCGGCCGCGAGAACCACGGACCTGCTGAAAAAGGTCTTCGGCAAATAG
- a CDS encoding flagellin: MALTDLEKLFVYTTANQTWQQDLLMNAYFQGSSVGANLREMVLGRPAVKPLTNPYDQAITGRLRADSATIRQGARNVTEAASMVGIAAEAVGTIKGTLQEMESIAKQVKDGDLAYSASVAAEYDALRDKIVGIVASTGYNGIALLDGSRWGTEQIDAAGNVHIQSNLSGNPQYGGFDVTFRALDTVPWSTDLSGTDLNNATTLQTQLDRLSGYIGDMATQESLYAERQSGLAYQATALESQADLLDQAVEARRQSPTLSLEEILVRLLLRDTGTLMDELT; this comes from the coding sequence GTGGCCCTGACCGACCTGGAAAAACTTTTCGTCTACACCACCGCCAACCAGACCTGGCAGCAGGACCTGCTCATGAACGCCTACTTCCAGGGCTCAAGCGTAGGCGCCAACCTGCGCGAGATGGTCCTGGGACGACCGGCGGTCAAGCCTCTGACCAACCCCTACGACCAGGCCATCACCGGCCGCCTGCGCGCCGACAGCGCCACCATCCGGCAGGGTGCGCGCAACGTGACGGAGGCCGCATCCATGGTCGGCATCGCGGCCGAGGCCGTGGGCACCATCAAGGGCACCCTGCAGGAGATGGAGAGCATCGCCAAGCAGGTCAAGGACGGCGACCTGGCCTACTCCGCATCCGTGGCCGCGGAATACGACGCCCTGCGCGACAAGATCGTCGGCATCGTCGCGTCCACGGGCTACAACGGCATTGCCCTTCTCGACGGCAGCCGTTGGGGAACGGAGCAGATCGACGCGGCCGGCAACGTGCACATCCAGTCCAACCTGAGCGGCAACCCGCAGTACGGCGGCTTCGACGTGACCTTCCGCGCCCTGGACACGGTGCCCTGGTCCACCGACCTTTCGGGCACGGACCTGAACAACGCGACCACCCTGCAGACCCAGCTCGACAGGCTGTCCGGCTACATCGGAGACATGGCCACCCAGGAGTCGCTGTACGCGGAACGCCAAAGCGGCCTCGCCTACCAGGCCACGGCCCTCGAATCCCAGGCCGATCTGCTCGATCAGGCCGTGGAGGCCCGCCGCCAGTCGCCGACCCTGTCCCTGGAGGAAATCCTGGTGCGCCTGCTGCTACGGGACACGGGGACGCTCATGGACGAACTGACCTGA
- the truA gene encoding tRNA pseudouridine(38-40) synthase TruA: protein MPRIRLTVAYVGTRYLGWQIQGRGQTVQGTLEEKLARICQEPVRVHGSGRTDSGVHALGQVAHFDAPDSKARIPWQKALNSMLPDDIAILDAREAEPSFHARFSVRSKRYAYTLWTEPDFTLPQRAPFVWPVRNLDLESMDRAAAFLAGTHDFAAFQNAGTEVKGTVRTLEPIRREPGQHPCEWVFRFQADGFLKQMVRNLMGLLVEVGRGGMSPDEARAVLESRDRRLAPATAPPQGLTLEEVIY, encoded by the coding sequence ATGCCGCGCATCCGCCTGACCGTGGCCTACGTCGGCACGCGCTACCTGGGCTGGCAGATCCAGGGCCGGGGGCAGACGGTCCAGGGGACCCTGGAGGAAAAGCTGGCGCGCATCTGCCAAGAGCCAGTGCGGGTACACGGCTCCGGCCGGACGGACTCGGGCGTGCACGCCCTGGGGCAGGTGGCCCACTTCGACGCGCCCGACTCCAAGGCCCGCATCCCCTGGCAAAAGGCGCTCAACTCCATGCTCCCGGACGACATCGCCATCCTCGACGCGCGCGAGGCCGAGCCCAGCTTCCACGCCCGCTTCTCGGTCCGCTCCAAGCGCTACGCCTACACCCTGTGGACCGAACCGGATTTCACCCTGCCCCAGCGCGCGCCCTTCGTCTGGCCCGTGCGGAACCTCGACCTGGAGTCCATGGACCGGGCCGCGGCGTTCCTGGCCGGAACCCACGACTTCGCCGCCTTCCAGAACGCGGGCACCGAGGTCAAGGGCACGGTGCGCACCCTGGAGCCCATCCGCCGCGAACCGGGCCAGCACCCGTGCGAATGGGTCTTCCGCTTCCAGGCCGACGGATTCCTGAAGCAGATGGTCCGCAACCTCATGGGCCTCCTGGTCGAGGTCGGCCGCGGCGGCATGAGCCCGGACGAGGCCCGGGCCGTCCTCGAAAGCCGCGACCGTCGCCTGGCCCCGGCCACGGCTCCCCCGCAGGGGCTGACCCTGGAAGAGGTCATCTACTAA
- a CDS encoding MotE family protein, translating into MGRKNSEKNRALSTKQPPSATGARLIRLVQATAVLAAIKLAAIGMLWMPASEPDSLLLQPVAIRPAMAQTPPAAAQAPAPAAESPANSDSQAENATAAAPTTDAERTQALNTREQALDRKEAELKALEAELDGKLENLRALEIRMQKLIDSAGTIQDEKMAHLVDVYSNMKPKQAAQVLETLEEGIAVRILAGMSGRKAGEILSSVRPDRAAFLSEALTRLQTGTN; encoded by the coding sequence ATGGGCAGGAAGAACAGCGAAAAGAACAGAGCGCTTTCGACGAAACAGCCACCCTCCGCTACGGGCGCGCGCCTTATTAGGCTGGTCCAGGCCACGGCCGTCCTGGCCGCGATCAAGCTGGCGGCCATCGGCATGCTGTGGATGCCGGCATCCGAGCCGGACAGCCTGCTGCTGCAGCCCGTGGCCATCCGTCCGGCCATGGCCCAGACCCCGCCCGCCGCGGCCCAAGCGCCTGCACCGGCGGCAGAGAGCCCGGCAAACAGCGACAGTCAGGCGGAAAACGCCACCGCCGCCGCGCCGACGACCGACGCGGAGCGGACCCAGGCCCTGAACACCCGCGAACAGGCTCTGGACAGGAAGGAGGCCGAACTGAAGGCCCTGGAGGCGGAACTCGACGGGAAACTCGAGAACCTGCGCGCCCTGGAAATCCGGATGCAGAAGCTCATCGATTCCGCCGGCACCATCCAGGACGAGAAGATGGCCCATCTGGTCGACGTCTACTCCAACATGAAGCCCAAGCAGGCGGCGCAGGTTCTCGAAACCCTGGAGGAGGGCATCGCCGTCAGAATCCTGGCGGGCATGAGCGGCCGCAAGGCCGGCGAAATCCTGTCCTCGGTGCGGCCGGACCGGGCCGCCTTCCTGTCCGAGGCCCTGACCCGCCTGCAGACCGGGACCAACTGA
- the fliJ gene encoding flagellar export protein FliJ, with amino-acid sequence MARPFVFKLEKVLEYRTQLEDQAKLALSKALQDMQEQAARVEKLERDLAACLDEMSRIKQMTQPELWLWSGWRNRLELDKKQAQAKLAGLERLVEERRLDLVAKAKDRKLLEKLRAKQAVRHGQEEQRKEQSAFDETATLRYGRAPY; translated from the coding sequence ATGGCGCGCCCTTTCGTTTTCAAGCTCGAAAAAGTCCTGGAGTACCGGACGCAGTTGGAGGACCAGGCGAAACTGGCCCTGAGCAAGGCCCTGCAGGACATGCAGGAGCAGGCCGCGCGCGTCGAAAAGCTGGAAAGGGACCTGGCGGCGTGCCTGGATGAGATGAGCCGGATCAAACAGATGACGCAGCCCGAGCTGTGGCTGTGGTCCGGCTGGCGCAACCGTCTGGAACTTGACAAAAAACAGGCGCAGGCCAAACTGGCCGGACTTGAACGGCTGGTCGAGGAACGCCGCCTCGATCTCGTGGCCAAGGCCAAGGACCGTAAACTCCTGGAGAAACTCCGGGCCAAACAGGCAGTCAGACATGGGCAGGAAGAACAGCGAAAAGAACAGAGCGCTTTCGACGAAACAGCCACCCTCCGCTACGGGCGCGCGCCTTATTAG
- a CDS encoding NAD(P)H-dependent flavin oxidoreductase, producing MDFPHLKIGDLVAKIPIIQGGMGVGISLSGLASAVAKEGGIGVIAGAMIGMGEPDIGSNYREANMRALATELRKAREKTSGILGVNIMVALTNFSDLVKTSIKEGADIIFAGAGLPLDLPSYLKDGAKTKLVPIISSARAATIICKKWLSKFDYLPDAFVVEGPKAGGHLGFKPEQIDDPEFSLEKTVPEVVEAVKEFESKAGRPIPVIAAGGVWDGADIYKFMQLGAAGVQMGTRFVATHECDADIKFKESYISAKEEDIQIIKSPVGLPGRAVDGPFLQDVKAGLKKPFKCPFHCISSCDFTKSPYCIALALVNAKKGLLKHGFAFAGANAYRVSAIVSVKELIESLRQGYIEAATAAGAA from the coding sequence ATGGACTTTCCACATCTCAAGATCGGCGATCTTGTTGCAAAAATTCCCATCATCCAGGGCGGCATGGGTGTCGGCATCTCCCTTTCGGGGCTGGCCTCGGCCGTGGCCAAGGAAGGGGGCATCGGCGTCATCGCCGGCGCCATGATCGGCATGGGCGAGCCGGACATCGGATCCAACTACCGCGAGGCCAACATGCGCGCCCTGGCCACCGAACTGCGCAAGGCCCGCGAGAAGACGAGCGGCATCCTGGGCGTGAACATCATGGTCGCCCTGACCAACTTCAGCGACCTGGTCAAGACGTCCATCAAGGAAGGCGCGGACATCATCTTCGCTGGAGCAGGCCTGCCCCTGGACCTGCCCTCCTACCTCAAGGACGGCGCCAAGACCAAGCTCGTGCCCATCATCTCCTCGGCCCGCGCCGCGACCATCATCTGCAAGAAGTGGCTGTCGAAATTCGACTACCTGCCCGACGCCTTCGTGGTCGAAGGCCCCAAGGCCGGCGGACACCTGGGCTTCAAGCCCGAGCAGATCGACGACCCCGAGTTCTCCCTCGAAAAGACCGTGCCCGAAGTCGTCGAGGCGGTGAAGGAGTTCGAAAGCAAGGCCGGACGGCCCATTCCGGTCATCGCCGCAGGCGGCGTCTGGGACGGCGCGGACATCTACAAGTTCATGCAGCTCGGCGCCGCCGGCGTGCAGATGGGCACCCGCTTCGTGGCCACCCACGAGTGCGACGCGGACATCAAGTTCAAAGAGTCCTACATCAGCGCCAAGGAAGAGGACATCCAGATCATCAAGAGCCCCGTGGGCCTGCCCGGCCGTGCGGTGGACGGGCCTTTCCTGCAGGACGTGAAGGCGGGCCTCAAGAAGCCCTTCAAGTGCCCCTTCCACTGCATCAGCTCCTGCGACTTCACCAAGAGCCCGTACTGCATCGCCCTGGCCCTGGTGAACGCCAAGAAGGGCCTGCTGAAACACGGCTTTGCCTTTGCCGGAGCCAACGCCTACCGGGTAAGCGCCATCGTCTCCGTGAAGGAGCTGATCGAGTCCCTGCGCCAGGGCTACATCGAAGCCGCCACGGCGGCCGGCGCGGCGTAA
- a CDS encoding adenosylcobinamide-GDP ribazoletransferase produces the protein MNPLHDFLVALTFLTRLGRARISSNEEISRSMGMYPLVGGLIGLVLALASLLPLTPWVLAWILTGLNIWVTRGLHWDGWADLWDGWGSGATGERFWAIVKDSRSGAFGVMGLVLGLGAQTALFERAVALGAWNALLFAPVFGRLCCLVLARAGRTFARPGLGQNALLGATPTALAVGGLTAATAALTLPAGHVLPAAIISIAPLAGLLSLARREGAMNGDFLGAAIIAGEICAILPLAFHF, from the coding sequence ATGAACCCGCTGCACGACTTCCTCGTCGCCCTGACCTTCCTGACCCGCCTGGGCCGGGCCCGCATCTCCTCCAACGAAGAGATCAGCCGCTCCATGGGCATGTATCCCCTGGTCGGGGGGCTCATCGGCCTTGTCCTCGCCCTGGCCTCCCTGCTGCCCCTGACGCCCTGGGTTCTGGCCTGGATCCTGACGGGCCTGAACATCTGGGTCACCCGCGGCCTGCACTGGGACGGCTGGGCCGACCTCTGGGACGGCTGGGGCAGCGGCGCCACGGGGGAGCGCTTCTGGGCCATCGTCAAGGACAGCCGGAGCGGGGCCTTCGGGGTCATGGGACTCGTGCTGGGCCTCGGGGCGCAGACTGCGCTGTTCGAGCGCGCCGTCGCCCTCGGGGCCTGGAACGCCCTGCTCTTCGCCCCAGTCTTCGGCCGGTTGTGCTGCCTGGTCCTGGCCCGAGCGGGGCGCACCTTCGCGCGGCCGGGTCTGGGACAAAACGCCCTGCTGGGGGCGACGCCCACGGCCCTGGCCGTGGGTGGCCTCACCGCCGCGACTGCGGCCCTGACCCTGCCCGCAGGACACGTCCTGCCCGCAGCGATCATCTCCATCGCGCCACTGGCCGGTCTGCTGTCCCTGGCCCGCCGCGAGGGCGCCATGAACGGAGACTTCCTGGGCGCGGCGATCATCGCCGGGGAAATCTGCGCCATCCTGCCTCTCGCATTCCATTTCTGA
- a CDS encoding SAM hydrolase/SAM-dependent halogenase family protein, with amino-acid sequence MIPPIVVLTDFGLADPYVGQMKGALLRRAPAAPVVDLCHEVRPHCILQAGFLLEASRPHFPDDSIFLAVVDPGVGSERSILMARLGGQLFLAPDNGLLSFLHGQGASWWRAELDTATASRTFHGRDLFAPLAARLALGADPSALGRAVDPGSIVRLEQTWAEAGEGCLDCAVLHVDRFGNCLLNLRIEALPARGRAWMLDDGRRIARVPTYADLAPGQVGLLAGSQGVMELAVNGGSCADLLGLAPGRTLRLTCTEQRP; translated from the coding sequence ATGATTCCCCCCATTGTCGTGCTGACGGATTTCGGCCTTGCGGACCCCTATGTCGGACAGATGAAAGGGGCGCTGCTGCGCCGGGCGCCTGCGGCTCCCGTCGTCGATCTCTGCCATGAAGTCCGGCCGCACTGCATCCTGCAGGCCGGCTTTCTCCTTGAGGCCAGTCGGCCCCACTTTCCTGACGACAGCATCTTTCTGGCCGTGGTCGACCCCGGAGTCGGGTCGGAGCGGTCCATCCTCATGGCACGGCTGGGCGGGCAGCTCTTTCTGGCGCCGGACAACGGACTGTTGTCCTTCCTGCATGGCCAGGGCGCATCCTGGTGGCGTGCGGAGCTGGACACGGCCACTGCCAGCCGCACCTTCCACGGCCGGGACCTCTTCGCCCCCCTGGCCGCACGGCTGGCGCTGGGGGCCGACCCGTCCGCACTGGGGCGGGCTGTCGACCCCGGGTCAATCGTGCGCCTTGAACAGACCTGGGCCGAGGCCGGCGAAGGATGCCTGGACTGCGCCGTGCTGCATGTGGACCGCTTCGGCAACTGTCTGCTCAACCTGCGCATTGAGGCCCTGCCCGCCCGAGGCCGGGCCTGGATGCTGGACGACGGCCGCCGTATCGCCCGTGTCCCGACCTACGCCGACCTCGCGCCGGGCCAGGTCGGGCTGCTGGCGGGCAGCCAGGGCGTCATGGAGCTGGCCGTGAACGGCGGTTCCTGCGCCGACCTCCTCGGCCTCGCACCGGGCCGGACGTTGCGCCTGACCTGCACGGAGCAACGCCCATGA
- a CDS encoding helix-turn-helix domain-containing protein, with amino-acid sequence MHGQCQNNNLGYQWLNEKEVAILIGVSVYTLRQHRFKGVGLPYVKYGKSVRYSTADITAYLESMKINHYRS; translated from the coding sequence ATGCACGGGCAATGTCAAAATAATAATCTGGGATATCAATGGCTGAATGAGAAGGAAGTCGCAATCCTTATTGGCGTGAGTGTTTATACACTCCGCCAACATCGCTTTAAGGGGGTCGGTTTGCCGTACGTGAAGTATGGAAAGTCTGTCAGATATTCTACTGCTGACATTACTGCATACTTGGAATCAATGAAGATTAATCATTATAGGTCATAG